Proteins from one Xenopus tropicalis strain Nigerian chromosome 1, UCB_Xtro_10.0, whole genome shotgun sequence genomic window:
- the scamp1 gene encoding secretory carrier-associated membrane protein 1 (The RefSeq protein has 1 substitution compared to this genomic sequence), whose protein sequence is MSDIDSNPFADPDLNNPFKDPSVTQVTRNVPSGLEEYNPFSDSQTPQPAKVKMPTAAPSTQPAIMNPTEEPSAYNQISKEHAIAQAELLKRQEELEKKAAELDRREREMQSLNQPGGRKNNWPPLPGNFPVGPCFYQDFSVDIPVEFQKTVKIMYYLWMFHTVTLFVNIFGCLAWFCVDSGRGVDFGLAILWFLLFTPCSFVCWYRPLYGAFRSDSSFRFFVFFFVYICQFGVHVLQAAGFQGWGNCGWISALTGLNQSIPVGIMMIIIAALFTASAVISLVMFKKVHGLYRTTGASFEKAQQEFATGVMSNKTVQTAAANAASSAAQNAFKGNQM, encoded by the exons GATCCTTCAGTCACACAGGTGACAAGGAACGTACCATCTGGATTAGAAGAATATAATCCTTTTTCAGATTCACAAACG CCACAACCAGCAAAAGTCAAAATGCCGACGGCAGCACCAAGCACACAGCCAGCGATCATGAACCCAACAGAAGAGCCATCAGCATACAATCAAATTTCAAAG GAGCATGCTATAGCCCAGGCCGAGCTCCTCAAGCGGCAGGAAGAGTTAGAGAAAAAGGCAGCAGAGCTCGATCGTAGGGAACGAGAAATGCAAAGCTTCAACCAACCTGGAG GAAGGAAGAATAACTGGCCTCCTCTCCCTGGAAACTTTCCTGTTGGGCCTTGTTTCTATCAAGATTTCTCCGTGGATATCCCTGTGGAATTTCAAAAGACTGTAAAGATTATGTATTACCTGTGGATGT TCCATACCGTCACCTTGTTTGTAAATATCTTTGGCTGTTTGGCCTGGTTCTGTGTTGATTCGGGGCGAGGCGTTGACTTTGGATTGGCAATCCTGTGGTTTCTGCTCTTCACGCCATGTTCGTTTGTGTGCTGGTATAGACCACTCTATGGAGCCTTCAG GAGCGACAGTTCATTCAGGTTCTTTGTGTTCTTCTTCGTGTATATCTGCCAGTTCGGCGTGCACGTGCTTCAGGCCGCAGGGTTTCAGGGATGGGGAAACTG CGGATGGATTTCTGCATTGACTGGGCTGAACCAGAGCATTCCAGTTGGAATAATGATGATCATCATTGCTGCACTCTTCACTGCCTCTGCTGTCATATCACTAGTGATGTTTAAAAAG GTGCATGGGCTGTACCGGACAACGGGCGCTAGCTTCGAGAAGGCTCAGCAAGAGTTTGCCACCGGAGTGATGTCCAACAAGACAGTGCAGACCGCCGCAGCAAATGCTGCCTCTTCAGCTGCCCAGAATGCCTTTAAGGGTAACCAGATGTAG